The Streptomyces cyaneogriseus subsp. noncyanogenus region ACTACTTCACCAGCCATGGACTCGCCGCGTTCGACGCCATGGGAGCCGACCACACCACCGCACGCGCCCAAAGCGTCCTGGAAGCGCTGCGCACATACCGGTGGACCGAGGTCAGCAAGCGCGACCTGATGGTCAAGCTCTCCCGCTCGGAGTTCCCCACCGCCGCGGACCTGGACCCGGCACTGAGCCTGCTGGAAGACCACGGCTACGTGCGCGCCCAACCCGTGGTCCGCACCGGAGGCCGCGGCCGGCCGCCCTCCCCGCGCTACCTGGTCCACCCCCGGCTGACCGACCCGACCACCTGAGCCCGCTCACAGAAACCACAGAATCACAGAAATACCCGCCGTGAGTCTCTGACCTGCGCAGACCGCCATGTCAGGGGCTCACGACGCCCCGCCACAGAATCCCGCAGAGAAGCCACAGAAATAGACCGGACCCCGCCGCGCCGGACCGGCCGTCTTATTTCTGTGGAACCTCCGGCGGATTCTGTGGCGGCGACCACCGCGCGGCATCGCCGCAGGTCAAACCCCAAATCCCGGGTTTCTGTGTATTTCGTGGTTTCTGTGGCGGACCCCACCCCTTCCCCTTGCTCTCCCGCCCAAGGAGGAGTCGTGGCCAAGACCCGCGACGAGATGTTGTCCATTCCCGAAGTCATAGAAGAGATTGGCGTACCGCGAGCGACCTTCTACCGCTGGCGCTCCTGCAAGAAGGGACCCAAATCCATCAAGCTCCCGAACGGCGCGGTGCGCATCCGCCGGTCCGAGCTGAACCGTTGGCTTGAGTCGCTGGAGGAGAGCGCGTGACGAATGGCACCGCCCCGGGGTCTGGGAAAAGCACCACCCCAGCCCCGGAAGGGTTCTCCTTCGACGTACGTCTGTGGAAGGTGACCAAAGCACAGAGCAAGAGCCGTCCGTACCAACTGCGTTGGAAGGTCGGAGGCAAGGTCAGCAGCGCGACGTTTGCCACGACGGCCCTTGCAGATAGCCGCAGGTCCGAACTCTGGCAGGCCATGCGACGCGGCGAAGCGTTCCGTATCGCGGACGGTCTCCCCGAGTCCGAGGCCAGGGCAGCCGAGGCGGCAGCCCAAGTCCGGGAGCAACTGTTCTGGTTTCAGTTCTGCCGCGAATACGTCGCCCTCCGCTGGCCAACCGCCGCAGCCAAGACGCGCGAGGGCATCGCCGACGGCCTTGCCGCGGTCACGCTGGCCATGGTGGAGCAAGACCGGCAGATGCCTGCCCCGGAGGAGCTGCGCCTTGCCTTCCGGTGGGCGGTCATTCCCAGGCACGCTGATCTCGAACCGCCGGAAGAGCTCCGAGACGCCTACGCATGGATCGAGAAAAGATCACTGTCCGTGGCTTCGTTGGCCGACCCGAAAGTCCTCCGCGACGTTCAGTACCGGCTCTACTTCAAGTTGGATGGCACACCCGCAGCGGGGGAGACCGCCCGTCGGAGGCGACGCGCGCTCAACACGGCCGTGGAATACGCCATCGAGCGCAGGGCCCTGACGGAGAACCCGCTCTCAGCGATCAAGAGGGGACAGAGTTCGTCGTTGGGCCGTGTGGACTCACGCGTCCTGGTTAACAAGACCCAGGCCGCCCAGTTGCTTGCTGCGGTCTCGTACATCGGTACGTGGAGTCGCAAGAAGGGACGCCGGCTGGTCGCCTTCTACGCGGTCATGTACTTCGCTGCTCTCCGTCCGAGTGAAGCGGTGGGCCTCAAGAAGGAGGACTGCTACTTGCCCGAATCGGGGTGGGGCGCCCTGACTCTGCGCGACACGCACCCCGTATCCGGCAAGAAGTGGACCGACAGCGGGAAGCGGCATGACAAGCGCGGGCTGAAGTCGCGAGAGGCCAAGGAAGACCGACCTGTCCCGATACCACCGCCGCTTGTGCGAGTGCTCCGAGAGCACATTGAGGAGTTCGGCGCGGCTGCAGATGGACGGCTCTTCACGAACGAGCGGGGCGGTCTGGTGGGCAGCAGCACGTACTGGCGGGTCTGGCGGGACGCTCGTGAGTACGCGCTCCCGCCGGAGCTCCAAGCGTCCATCCTCGGGGGACGTCCGTACGACCTGCGACACACCTGCATCACAACGTGGCTGAACGCTGGTGTGCCGGTAGCCGAGGTGGCGCGGAGGGTTGGCAACTCTCCCGAAGTAATTCATCGCGTCTACGAGGGCTGTATTTATGGGCAAGAAGAAGCTATGAACAACAAGATCGAAAGGGAGCTTGACTGGCCCGACTGAGTGCGCTTCGTGCGTAATCTAGTTGGGTATCTGGCCGCGCCTCAGGAGGGCGCGGCCAGCCGCTAGCGTGGAATGGATGGCAGGAGCCGTGATAGGTATAGATCCTTCACCGCGGCGACGTACGATGCTGATGAAAGCACCTTCCACTTGGCCATCGACTACTGCACCGTGCACCAAAAAGGGTTTTAGTTCCTCAGGTTGCGGAGGCACATGGAGGAAGACGACTCCCTGTCCGTCAGTGACATGGCATTCAATATCCAAGAGGTCGGGGGGCGGGTAGAGGTGCTGCTCCAGGGCGCTCTGGTACCGGCGCAGCGTTTTGCCGTCCACGGGGACAGGGTGAAGACTGTGAATCAACTCTCCGCCCGGCACTTTCTTCCCTTTCATGCCAACAACCACGATTCCGCCGTGCTCGGCGTTCGCGAACCGTGAGACGGCCTGAGCAATGGAAATCTTGCCTTGCGTTGAGTCAAGGTCATAGTGGCTGCTCTTAACGTCAAGCCAAGGTCCCTCGGGCTGTCCGATTAGGACATCCGCATGTCCGGCTCTGAGAAGGTCCAACGTGGTCTCGCGTGTCAGGTGGCCGCTTGCGAAGGCATCAAGCAGCGCTATCGCTCCACGGCCGATCTCGTAAAGATCCTCTACTGTCCTCAAGCGGAGACTGCACTCGATGTCGAATTCCCATACCCAAGGAGATGTCGCCTGGTCGGCGACCATTTCTACGTTCTGCAGCACGGCTCTGTGACGGGCTAGGTAGGGGCCTAGGGCTGAGCGGTACAGCGCCTCCGGTGAACCCTTGTCGTCGTCCTCGTGCGCCTTTGTGACCACCTCTACACGTACGAACAGTCCGCCCTGGCGCTGAAGAAAACTCACAGGGCCGGCCGGGGTGTACTCGTCGTCGAACTCTTCGTAGTCGCCCTCCACGATGTACACCTCGTCGCCATCGGCCATGCCGTTCGCGAGGGCGGTGCGGAAGTCGGTTGCCTTGATGGATGTCAGCTCTGCAACGTGCATGGTGTACCCCACGTCGCGATAGACCCTCTCCGTCTCTCCGAAGACCAGGCTTTCAGTCCGCCTGTCGTAGCGGATGGTCCTCTCCACCTGAACCCCTCCCCGGTGATGGTCCGCCGACGGCAGCCGCTGCGTCACCGACCTCTATCGCAGGTCTATCGCAACGGGCGCGCACCAACGACAAAGAGCGGGACCCAGTGAGACTGGATCCCGCTCTCTTATATCGGCATTCGCCCTGGTCAGCATCTGGTTTCTGCTGATCTTCGGCGAGTGCCCCCGGCAGGATTCGAACCTGCGCACACGGCTCCGGAGGCCGTTGCTCTATCCCCTGAGCTACGGGGGCGTGTCGGTCGCTGTTCGCGGCGACGGGTAGAACCCTACCAGCTCTTTCGGGGTGGTCATGAACGGGTTTCCGCAGGGTGCGTCCGTGGCGGGGGAGGCGGGGGGCGGGGCCACGTCCCCCGCGCGGGGTGGAAGTGGCGAAAACCCGGACGCGGTGGCCGGTCTGGACCTACTCTCAAGTTGTGTCAGGCGCGTCGGGCCGGGTCCTCGTTGTGGACGACAACAAGGTCATCCGGCAGTTGATCAGGGTCAACCTCGAGCTGGAGGGCTTCGAGGTGGTGACCGCGGCGGATGGTGCCGAGTGTCTGGAAGTCGTGCATCAGGTGAGACCCGATGCCGTCACCCTGGACGTCGTCATGCCGCGGCTGGACGGGCTCACCACCGCGGCGCGGCTGCGTGCCGATCCGCGGACGCGTGATCTGCCCGTCGCCATCGTCAGTGCCTCCGCGCAGCACGAGGGCGACGCCGGCCTCGGGGCGGACGTCGACGCCTTCCTCTCCAAGCCGTTCGAGCCGAGTGAGCTGGTGGGGCTGGTGAGGCGGCTGGTGGAGCGGAAGGTGCGGCGGGGGAGTCCGGAGGGCCCGGAGAGCGGTGACGCCGCCGCCGAGGACGAGGGGAGCGGCTCCGCGGCCGAGGGTGAGCCAGGGGCGGCCGGCGAGGCCGAGTCCTCCCCGCAGACGTCCGAGCGCGCGGGGTAGTTCCGAGCGCGCGGGGGTAGCGGCGCCGGTGACGGGTCACTCCCCGGTGCTTCGGCCGCCGGGCCTCGGCTGCGTCCCGCGCCATCGTCCGTGCTCCGCGCCGCGCCCCGTCCGCGCCGTGCCTCGGTCCTCCGCGCCCCCACCCCGCCTCGGTCCTCCGCGCCCCGCCCGCCCCGCCGGGCTTCGCCCGCGCCACCGTCCGTGTCCGCCCCACCCCGCCCCATCCGCGCCGGGTCTCGGCCCCCCCGCGCCATCGTCCGTGCCCCGCGCCGCCCCCGCCCCGTCCGCGCCAGGCTTCGCCCGCGCCACCGTCCGTCTCCGCGCCGCCACCGCCCGTGCCCCCCGCGCCGCCCGCGTCCCACCCCGCCCCCGTCCACATCGCGGGACCCCGCCGAATCGGTTCGCCTACCCACCCCCCTCCTCCCCTACGCTTGTCCCGTGACTCCCGTCGAGCTCTCCCGCACCGTGCTGCACGCGGTGCGTCGCGCCGTGGACGCGGGGGAGCTGCGTGTGGCGGTTCCCGAGCGTGCCGTGGTCACGGTGCCGGGGCCCGGCGGGTGCGGGGACTACGCCACCAACATCGCCCTCCAGCTCGCCCGGCCGTCCGGGCAGCCGCCCCGCCGTGTCGCCGAGATCCTCATGCCGCGGCTCGCCGACGCCGAGGGCATCGGCGAGGTCGTCGTCACCGGGCCGGGGTTCCTCAACATCAGTCTGCGCGGTGGCGCTCCCGCCGCCCTGGTCGGGGAGATCCTGCGGCGGGGGGTCCGCTACGGACACACCGACGCGGGGAGCGCCGGCGGTACCCGGCTGCGCTGCCCCCGTGAGGTGCGCGCGCTCGTCGTCGCGGACGCCGCCGCCCGTCTGCTGCGTGCGCAGGGGGCGTCCGTGCGGATCGTGTGCGACGGCCGGCCGGAGGACGCCTGGGGCGCCGTGCTGGGGGTGCCCGCCGAGGTGGAGGAGTACGACGGCACGCGCGGGCCGGGCGGTCCCGGCCGGGACGCCGTCGTCCGGCCCGTGCCCGCGCCCGCCGATCCCGTACCGCTCGGCCGGGACGCCGGACGCTGGGCGCTGCTGTACCCCGCCGCCCACGACCGGCCCCGGATCGACGGCGAGCACCTCGTGCAGCGGGAGGGCAATCCGCTCTTCCAGGTCCGCTACGCCCACGCCCGCGCCCGGGCACTCGTCCGCAACGCAGCCGACCTCGGTTTCGCCTCCGAAGCCGGTGACGTGTCCGGTGCGCCGGGGAGCCGTGAGCTGCTCGCCGTGCTCGCCGACCACCCGCGCGTGCTGGGCGCCGCCGCCCGCGACCGCGCCCCCGACCGTCTCGCCCGGCACCTGGTCGCCGTCGCCGACGCCGTCCTGCCGTACCTGCCCGCCGTCCTCCCGCGCGGGGAGGAGAAACCCTCGGCCGCCCACCGCGCCCGGCTCGCCCTCGCCGAAGCCGCCGGGACGGTGCTGGCCGGCGGCCTGTCCCTGCTCGGCATCGACGCACCCGACCACCTCTGAGAGCGAACAGAGAGTTCCGTAGAGCCATGAGCCGTTCCGCACACCCCGCCGGGCCCCGTCACGCCGACGTCCTTCCCGAGGGCCACTACGCCGCCCCGCCCGCCGACCTCAACGTCCTGGACCCCAAGGTGTGGGCGCGGAGCGTCGCCCGGGGCGAGGACGGCGTCGTCGCCGTCGCGGGCCTTCCCGTCACCCGGCTCGCCGAGGAGTTCGGCACCCCGGCGTACATCCTCGACGAGGCCGACTTCCGGGCCCGGGCCCGGGCCTGGCGCACCGCCTTCGGCCCGGACGCCGACGTCTTCTACGCCGGGAAGGCGTTCCTGTCCCGGGCCGTCGTGCGGTGGCTGGCGGAGGAGGGGCTCAACCTCGACGTGTGCTCCGGCGGCGAGCTGGCCACCGCGCTGTCGGCCGGCATGCCCGCCGACCGGATCGCCTTCCACGGCAACAACAAGTCGGCCGCGGAGATCGAGCGGGCCGTGCGCGCCGGGGTCGGGCGGATCGTGCTCGACTCCTTCCAGGAGATCGTGCGGGTCGCCCACATCGCGCAGTCGCTCGGCAAGCGGCAGCGCGTGCAGATCCGGGTCACCGTCGGCGTCGAGGCGCACACCCACGAGTTCATCGCCACCGCCCACGAGGACCAGAAGTTCGGCATCCCGCTGGCGGGCGGGCAGGCCGCCGAGGCCGTGCGGCGGGCGCTGCGGCTCGATGGGATCGAACTCATCGGGATCCACTCCCACATCGGCTCGCAGATCTTCGACATGTCCGGCTTCGAGGTCGCCGCGCACCGTGTGGTCGGGCTGCTGAAGGACATCAGGGACGAGCACGGGGTCGAACTGCCCGAGATCGACCTCGGTGGCGGGCTGGGCATCGCCTACACCAGCGACGACGACCCCCGCGAGCCGCACGAGATCGCCGAGGCGCTCACCGAGATCGTGACGAGGGAGTGCCGGGGGGCCGGGCTGCGCACCCCGCGCATCTCCGTCGAGCCCGGGCGGGCCATCGTCGGGCCCACCGCGTTCACGCTCTACGAGGTCGGCACCGTCAAGCCCCTCGACGGGCTGCGGACGTACGTCTCCGTCGACGGCGGCATGTCGGACAACATCCGCACCGCGCTGTACGACGCCGAGTACAGCGTCGCCCTCGTCTCCCGCGCCTCCGACGCCGAGCCGATGCTCGTCCGCGTCGTCGGCAAGCACTGCGAGAGCGGCGACATCGTGGTCAAGGACGCGTTCCTGCCGGCCGACCTGGCCCCCGGCGACCTGATCGCCGTCCCCGCCACCGGGGCGTACTGCCGGTCCATGGCCAGCAACTACAACCACGCGCTGCGCCCGCCCGTCGTCGCCGTCGAGGACGGCGAGGCGCGGGTGATCGTCCGACGGGAGACGGAGGAGGACCTCCTGCGTCTGGACGTCGGGTGAGCCGGCGGGTGCCCGGGGCGGCCCGGACGGAAGATCTTCCGTCCGGCGATCCGCAGAAAATGAAATAAATGTCTCACGATCCGGACGATATGCAGAAAATCCCGTCCGGTGAGTGAGACTGGTCCAACCGTAGACGGTAAGAGGAAACGAGGTCGGATGATGCGTACGCGTCCGCTGAAGGTGGCGCTGCTGGGCTGTGGAGTGGTCGGCTCAGAGGTGGCGCGCATCATGACGACGCACGCCGACGACCTCGCCGCCAGGATCGGCGCCCCGGTGGAACTGGCTGGGGTGGCCGTCCGGCGGCCCGACCGGGTGCGTGAGGGCGTCCCCGCCGAGCTCGTCACCACCGACGCCACCGCCCTGGTCAAACGCGGCGACATCGACGTGGTCGTCGAGGTCATCGGCGGTATCGAGCCCGCCCGGACCCTGATCACCACCGCCTTCGAGCACGGCGCCTCCGTCGTCTCCGCCAACAAGGCGCTGCTCGCCCAGGACGGGGCCGCCCTGCACGCCGCCGCGGAGGAGCACGGCCGGGACCTCTACTACGAGGCCGCCGTCGCCGGCGCCATCCCGCTGATCCGCCCGCTGCGCGAGTCCCTGGCCGGTGACAAGGTCAACCGGGTGCTCGGCATCGTCAACGGCACGACCAACTTCATCCTCGACAAGATGGACTCCACGGGCGCCGGCTACCAGGAGGCGCTCGACGAGGCCACCGCGCTCGGGTACGCCGAGGCCGACCCGACCGCCGACGTCGAGGGCTTCGACGCCGCCGCCAAGGCGGCCATCCTCGCCGGTATCGCCTTCCACACGCGCGTGCGCCTGGACGACGTCTACCGCGAGGGCATGACCGAGGTCACCGCCGCCGACTTCGCCTCCGCCAAGGAGATGGGCTGCACCATCAAGCTGCTCGCCATCTGCGAGCGGGCCCGGGACGGGGCGTCGGTCACCGCGCGGGTGCATCCCGCGATGATCCCGCTCAGCCACCCCCTCGCCTCCGTGCGCGGCGCCTACAACGCCGTGTTCGTCGAGTCGGACGCGGCCGGGCAGCTCATGTTCTACGGCCCCGGCGCCGGCGGTTCCCCGACGGCCTCCGCCGTCCTCGGCGACCTCGTCGCCGTCTGCCGCAACCGGCTCAGCGGCACCACCGGACCCGGCGAGTCCGCCTACGCCGCGCTGCCCGTGTCGCCGATGGGGGACGTCGTCACGCGCTACCACATCAGCCTCGACGTGGCGGACAAGCCGGGTGTGCTCGCCCAGGTCGCGACCGTCTTCGCCGAGCACGGGGTCTCCATCGACACCGTGCGCCAGCAGGGCAAGGACGGCGAGGCATCCCTCGTCGTCGTCACCCACCGCGCGTCCGACGCCGCCCTGAGCGGGACCGTCGAGGCGCTGCGCAAGCTCGACACCGTGCGGGGTGTCGCCAGCATCATGCGGGTTGAAGGAGAGTAACCAGCAATGACCCACCAGTGGCGCGGAATCATCGAGGAGTACCGGGACAGGCTGCCGGTCTCCGACACCACGCCGGTCGTGACGCTCCGTGAGGGCGGCACGCCGCTCGTGCCCGCGCAGGTGCTCTCCGAGCGCACGGGCTGCGAGGTCCACCTGAAGGTGGAGGGCGCGAACCCCACCGGGTCCTTCAAGGACCGCGGCATGACCATGGCCATCACCAAGGCCAAGGAGGAGGGCGCGAAGGCCGTCATCTGCGCCTCCACCGGCAACACCTCGGCGAGCGCCGCGGCGTACGCCGTGCGGGCCGGGATGGTGTCCGCCGTGCTCGTCCCGCAGGGCAAGATCGCGCTCGGCAAGATGGGCCAGGCCCTCGTGCACGGCGCGAAGATCCTCCAGGTCGACGGCAACTTCGACGACTGCCTCACGCTCGCGCGCGGCCTGAGCGACAACTACCCCGTGGCGCTGGTCAATTCGGTCAATCCGGTGCGTATCGAGGGGCAGAAGACCGCCTCGTTCGAGATCGTGGACATGCTGGGCGACGCGCCCGACATCCATGTGCTGCCGGTCGGCAACGCGGGCAACATCACCGCGTACTGGAAGGGCTACCGGGAGTACGCCGCCGACGGCATCGCCTCCAGGACCCCCCGCATGTGGGGTTTCCAGGCGTCCGGCAGCGCGCCGATCGTGCGCGGTGAGGTGGTCAAGGACCCGTCGACCATCGCCACCGCCATCCGGATCGGCAACCCGGCCTCGTGGCAGTACGCGCTCGCCGCGCGGGACGAGTCCGGTGGCCTCATCGACGAGGTGACGGACCGTGAGATCCTGCGCGCCTACCGGCTGTTGGCCGCGCAGGAGGGCGTCTTCGTCGAGCCCGCCTCCGCCGCCTCCGTCGCCGGACTGCTGAAGGCGGCCGAGCAGGGCAAGGTCGACCCCGGGCAGCGCATCGTGTGCACCGTCACCGGCAACGGCCTGAAGGACCCCGACTGGGCCGTCGCCGGAGCTCCGCAGCCGGTCACCGTCCCGGTCGACGCGGCGACGGCGGCCGAGCGGCTCGGTCTGGTCTAGCCGGTGCGGCCGGCCCCGCCCTCGCGGCGGGGCCGGTCCCGGCCGGGTCGCGGGTGACGCATCCCGTGGCCCGGCGGCAGGGGTTCCCGTGCTCCGCGGCCGGGGGTCGTCCGCCTGCCGGGCGCCGGCTTCGCGCGGAACGCGTTCCGGCCGGAAGGGGTCGTGCCGCTTCCGGCCGCGTCCCGGGGCGCCCCGGCGCGCGCCACCCGCCCTGGTCGGCACGGACCACCCCATCGAGCCCCCGCCCGCCCCCGCGCCGCGCGGCACGGAAAGGCGTAAGGGCGCGCTTACCTGGGGAAGTTCCTTCCAGGGGTGGCATAGGGGGCTTGCGACACGCATCGTGCGCCTCCTGTGCGCCCTATGTCGCCACAGAACCTACCTTCGATAGGCTGTACCGAACCCGCCCGCCGCATATGCCGCGCATACGGCACGGGCCGCGCCGTCTTTCATGGACCGGAGGCGGACCGCAAGCGAAACGGACGTGGACCGGAAACGGCCGGCCCGCCAGGCCGGCAGCGGTCCCCGGGTTCGTACGTCCTCGCATGTCATTCGACCACCACGCAGCTCAAGGAGAGTCATCGAGCGATGGCCGGTCCAGCGTTCCGCGCCGCCGCCGTCCGGGTGCGCGTCCCCGCCACCAGCGCCAACCTCGGCCCGGGCTTCGACGCCCTCGGCCTGGCCCTGGGCTTGTACGACGACGTCGTCGTCCGGGTGGCCGACTCCGGGCTGCACATCGACATCGCGGGTGAGGGCAGCCAGACGCTCCCGCGCGACGAGAAGCACCTCCTGGTCCGCTCCCTGCGCACCGCCTTCGACGCCCTGGGCGGACAGCCGCGCGGCCTGGAGATCGTCTGCGCCAACCGCATTCCGCACGGCCGCGGGCTCGGCTCCTCCTCCGCCGCCATCTGCGCCGGCATCGTCGCCGCCCGCGCGGTGACCATAGGCGGCGACATCCGCCTCGACGACGCGGCGCTGCTCGACCTCGCCACCGAGATCGAGGGCCACCCCGACAACGTGGCGGCCTGCCTGCTGGGCGGGTTCACCCTGTCCTGGATGGAGGCCGGCGCCGCCCGGGCGATCAGGATGGAGCCCGCCGATTCCATCGTTCCGGTGGTTTTCGTACCGGGTAAGCCGGTGCTGACCGAGACGGCCCGCGGACTGCTCCCGCGCACCGTGCCGCACGTCGACGCCGCCACCAACGCCGGCCGGGCCGCCCTCCTCGTCGAGGCCCTCACCCGGCGCCCCGAGCTGCTGCTGCCCGCCACCGAGGACCGCCTGCACCAGGAGTACCGCGCCCCCGCGATGCCCGAGAGCGCGGCGCTGGTGGAGCGGCTGCGGTCCGACGGCATCCCCGCGGTGATCTCCGGCGCCGGGCCCACGGTGATGGCGCTGGCCGACGAGGGCACGGCCGACAAGGTCGAGGCGCTGGCGGGACGGGACTGGGCCGCCAACCGGCTCAGCCTCGATCTGCGCGGCGCCAGCGTGCTGCCGCTCGCGACCTGACACACGGTTGCCGGATTGGAGAGGGGGAATGTTTGTTGGATCCGGTAGTGTTAATCTCAAGTCTGCACCCGACCCCACCATGGCGAGGTGCCTCGTGTCCCCGTCCGGGACAGACATTCTTCCGGGAGCCTCCCAAGCCGCCTTGTGTGGTGCACGCCGAACGCGGGCAGTACGGCGTACACAGGCACTGAGCGGTCCGCCGGGCACGCTCCGGAACCGGTGCGACCACGCCGCGTGACACAGACACTGGGTGCCACGGCTCAAGGAAGCGCCATCACCAGATATTTCCTCCGCCGTTTCGGCGGATTACCGCCCCGGCACGGTCCACACAGCAAGGACCGAAGCCGGACAGCACAACCGGTCGCCGAGCCAGACAGGCCGACGCCCGCTCCAGGGAAGGACCCTTCGTGAGCGACACCACCGATCTGATGGGCGCACGTGTCGAGGAGACCGCTGCCGCGCCCGCCACGGACGCTGCCGCGCCTGCCACCGGTGCCGGCTCCCGGCGGCGCCGCGGTACCGGCCTCGAGGGCATGGTGCTGGCCGAGCTGCAGCAGGTCGCATCCGGCCTCGGCATCAGGGGCACCGCGCGCATGCGCAAGAGCCAGCTGATCGAGGTCATCAAGGAGGCGCAGGCCGCCGGCGGGGCCGCCCCGGCCAAGACCGAGGCCGCCACCGAGACCAAGCCGAAGCGCCGCGCCACCTCCCGGGCCCGTACGGGTGAGGAGAGCGCCGCCGAGAAGGGCGAGAAGGCACAGAAGGCCCAGAAGAAGGCCGACAAGGCGACTGCCGACGCCCCCGCCGACAAGGCCGTGGCCCAGCAGCAGATCGAGATCCCCGGCCAGCCTTCCCCCCAGGGCGGTGCCCCCGGTGACGACGCCCCCTCCGAGCGCCGTCGTCGCCGCGCCACCGCCGACGCCGGAAGCCCGGCCGCCGCCCCCGAGACGGTCGCCGCCGAGGCCAAGGGCGAGCCGAAGGCCGAGACGTCCGCGCAGCAGGCGCAGCCCCAGCAGCAGAACCAGGGCGAGGGCCGCTCCGAGGGCGACGGCGGCGAGGGCCGCCGCCGCGACCGCCGCGAGCGCGGCCGTGACCGCGACCGTGACCGCGACCGGGACCGGGACCGCGACCGCCGCGGCAAGGGCGACGACCAGCAGCAGGGCAACCAGCAGCGCCAGCAGCAGGGCGGCGGCCGGCAGGACCGCCAGGACCGCCAGGACGACTACGACGACGAGGCCGGCGGGCGCCGGGGCCGTCGCGGCCGCTACCGCGACCGCCGTGGCCGCCGTGGCCGCGACGACATCGCCGCCGAGCCGCAGATCGCCGAGGACGACGTCCTGATCCCCGTCGCGGGCATCCTCGACATCCTCGACAACTACGCGTTCATCCGCACCTCCGGCTACCTGCCCGGCCCGAACGACGTGTACGTCTCCCTCGCCCAGGTCCGCAAGAACGGCCTGCGCAAGGGCGACCACCGTAATAACTTCGTATAGCATACATTATACGAAGTTATACGAGGCTG contains the following coding sequences:
- the thrB gene encoding homoserine kinase; amino-acid sequence: MAGPAFRAAAVRVRVPATSANLGPGFDALGLALGLYDDVVVRVADSGLHIDIAGEGSQTLPRDEKHLLVRSLRTAFDALGGQPRGLEIVCANRIPHGRGLGSSSAAICAGIVAARAVTIGGDIRLDDAALLDLATEIEGHPDNVAACLLGGFTLSWMEAGAARAIRMEPADSIVPVVFVPGKPVLTETARGLLPRTVPHVDAATNAGRAALLVEALTRRPELLLPATEDRLHQEYRAPAMPESAALVERLRSDGIPAVISGAGPTVMALADEGTADKVEALAGRDWAANRLSLDLRGASVLPLAT